In Bdellovibrionales bacterium, the following proteins share a genomic window:
- a CDS encoding fibronectin type III domain-containing protein — protein sequence MGKGSRGEILNLSNILRGLTVSLLFFLAGPCARAQENLGWKELEKTEIEVSWENLPNAKGYELEFQPVDGSGEVLNFSTVESTFKVSLVPGSYRFRIRSMDSMGDKGEWSEPLILVAQSQEVTLVSPVNNVAIEAKGKRERVQFSWNPYSDAKGYVFRIWSETKSEVHTLKTKKVNVSLSLLAENKYFWEIYPIHKSGVRYQRKSPPESFTLYGKQLPTPELEILTPKNPIGVEWRPLKDVSYNISIFRRDILGLEWAKIEEQNDIRTGKWLFKKPLRPGQYKVEVFGVGKMRTNSIVATKEFFVKPKLQELLGLSQVNLQGAQND from the coding sequence TCTCGCGGGACCCTGTGCTCGAGCACAAGAGAACCTAGGATGGAAGGAATTAGAGAAAACTGAAATTGAGGTAAGTTGGGAAAATTTGCCAAATGCCAAGGGCTATGAGTTGGAGTTTCAGCCCGTGGATGGTTCTGGAGAGGTGCTCAATTTTTCTACCGTCGAGTCAACTTTTAAGGTCTCGCTCGTTCCTGGATCATATCGATTTCGGATTCGTTCGATGGACAGCATGGGTGATAAAGGAGAGTGGAGTGAACCATTAATACTTGTGGCCCAGAGTCAGGAGGTAACACTTGTCTCTCCGGTGAATAATGTTGCCATCGAAGCCAAGGGAAAGCGGGAACGTGTTCAATTTTCATGGAATCCATATTCTGATGCAAAGGGGTATGTCTTTCGGATATGGTCTGAGACAAAAAGTGAAGTGCATACCCTTAAGACAAAGAAAGTGAATGTTTCACTGAGTCTCCTTGCGGAGAACAAATATTTTTGGGAAATTTACCCAATTCACAAATCCGGCGTTCGGTATCAGAGAAAGAGCCCTCCAGAAAGCTTTACTCTGTATGGTAAACAGCTGCCAACTCCTGAGTTGGAAATTCTGACTCCAAAGAATCCGATTGGAGTCGAATGGAGACCGCTTAAAGACGTTTCCTATAATATCAGCATTTTTCGCCGTGATATTCTTGGACTGGAGTGGGCAAAAATCGAGGAGCAGAACGATATCAGGACTGGTAAGTGGCTCTTTAAAAAGCCGTTGAGACCAGGGCAATATAAAGTTGAAGTGTTTGGAGTCGGCAAAATGAGGACGAACTCAATAGTTGCTACAAAAGAGTTTTTTGTAAAGCCGAAGCTTCAGGAATTGCTTGGCTTGTCACAAGTCAACTTGCAGGGAGCTCAGAATGATTGA
- a CDS encoding PilZ domain-containing protein — MIEDDQNSRSDDPNDRSFFTQLSSSDREDLLKGLREVVSLEASIAIPDKKLIRVKCGCMKGSLMLILEGGLEIGSYSGAVEVEFIFNLNKYLLKSNLKADESGRKYLGLNGDFYLVQRRKNFRVDVPVHIIPSCSFVLSNQSKRLFRAKVLNISLGGCLLAIEPRNNHTFQIDNQIEMTLSIEGGKVIEVTGVIRRVLSVHQQKDFSLRLGIEFERLSSHEESRINEIVMKCYRMTNRFGSRLRSM, encoded by the coding sequence ATGATTGAGGATGATCAGAATTCCAGGTCCGATGATCCCAACGACAGAAGTTTTTTTACTCAGTTGTCATCATCCGATAGAGAAGATCTATTGAAGGGTCTGAGGGAAGTGGTTAGCCTTGAAGCAAGTATTGCGATTCCTGATAAAAAATTGATTCGTGTTAAATGCGGATGTATGAAAGGTTCACTCATGTTGATTTTGGAGGGTGGGCTTGAAATTGGTTCATATTCAGGGGCCGTCGAAGTGGAATTCATTTTTAATTTGAACAAGTATCTATTGAAATCAAATTTGAAAGCGGATGAGAGTGGACGGAAATATTTGGGATTGAATGGTGATTTTTATTTGGTTCAAAGACGAAAGAACTTCCGAGTTGATGTGCCCGTTCATATCATACCCTCGTGCTCATTTGTGCTGTCTAACCAGTCAAAGCGTCTATTTAGAGCGAAAGTTTTGAATATTAGTTTGGGTGGATGTTTGTTGGCCATCGAGCCCCGCAATAATCATACATTTCAGATTGATAATCAAATTGAGATGACTCTCTCCATTGAGGGAGGAAAGGTAATTGAGGTAACCGGTGTCATCAGAAGAGTTCTCTCGGTTCATCAACAGAAGGATTTCTCTCTCCGATTGGGCATCGAGTTCGAGAGGTTGAGCAGTCATGAAGAATCGAGGATCAATGAAATTGTAATGAAATGCTATCGAATGACAAATCGGTTTGGGAGCCGTCTGAGAAGTATGTAA
- a CDS encoding DUF493 family protein, giving the protein MRSRYPGDHEKFKAILNTEYKWPCEYMFKFIVLREALPQVEALFPQHSMTFRDSRNGNYVSATVFFKADCADIIIAIYERASKINGLIAL; this is encoded by the coding sequence ATGAGATCACGTTATCCCGGAGATCACGAAAAATTTAAGGCTATCTTGAACACCGAATACAAGTGGCCCTGCGAATACATGTTTAAATTTATTGTCCTTAGAGAAGCACTGCCTCAAGTGGAGGCTCTTTTTCCTCAGCATTCTATGACTTTTCGCGACTCCCGCAATGGCAATTACGTCAGCGCAACTGTTTTTTTCAAAGCTGACTGCGCTGATATTATTATTGCCATCTACGAACGGGCCTCCAAAATCAACGGGCTCATTGCCCTATAG